A genomic region of Mycobacterium sp. Aquia_213 contains the following coding sequences:
- a CDS encoding SIR2 family protein, with protein sequence MSDQEFERSPQPFFSGETTKKSVAEIVKRQHIIVYCGAGVTIDRTGLGWKKLISSALRPTKPENRDDLYISEADIEALPQLIDAQRLATILTGYCEVRYPKQLECRSKIHNWLRNELYEQSGWQSGALATNIARYAVAATSIGSQVTLITTNYDIYLEKEIQKELSRIRTRTKPAPSYKKHVLGPRVPNSYPSADINLVYLHGRLPESASPQGTIVVDELDYAETRSRTVEVLLRYLRLADSALVIVGASLTDPPLIEALALDADNKRKGAQYRVYLTPISSFGISGVDGDTMARLIEHIGSRCVRLGLDKMLPVDFKFQTAQFFEELAVCTVNGAREYLKADSKFAYDQRLLRWWESWSVEAATAENTIGVHRNLRKKVRDIAADYRNARNDESFKLEIWARDDVRNKRQLKIWASSMGIPMDRTTMKRADLAVNSSRATVRSFTEGRVMHLGAAELGLSKDSYWQSFLAVPIYLDRDDMRLFAGAITLVSSCAKDQTALPNNDVGKMQNLVKDLTDLGERALDVQLT encoded by the coding sequence ATGAGCGATCAAGAATTCGAACGTAGTCCCCAACCTTTCTTTTCGGGCGAAACGACCAAAAAGTCCGTAGCCGAGATCGTCAAGCGCCAGCACATCATTGTGTATTGTGGAGCGGGCGTAACGATCGACAGGACGGGCCTGGGCTGGAAGAAGTTGATATCATCGGCACTCCGTCCCACGAAGCCGGAGAACCGAGACGACCTTTACATCAGCGAAGCTGACATTGAAGCGTTGCCGCAACTGATAGATGCGCAGAGGCTTGCAACTATCCTTACTGGCTACTGCGAAGTGCGATATCCGAAACAACTTGAGTGTCGATCGAAAATTCACAATTGGCTACGAAATGAACTGTACGAACAAAGTGGGTGGCAGAGTGGCGCTCTAGCAACGAATATCGCGCGTTATGCAGTTGCCGCAACCAGCATCGGGTCTCAAGTGACTCTTATCACCACAAATTATGATATATACCTAGAAAAAGAGATCCAAAAAGAGCTTAGTCGCATTAGGACTCGCACGAAACCCGCTCCATCGTACAAGAAGCACGTCTTGGGGCCTCGCGTGCCAAATAGCTATCCGTCGGCCGACATCAACCTTGTGTACTTGCACGGGAGACTGCCCGAGTCGGCTTCGCCCCAAGGTACGATCGTCGTTGACGAATTGGACTATGCGGAGACGCGTAGCCGGACAGTAGAAGTCCTACTTCGATATCTACGGTTAGCAGATTCTGCACTAGTCATCGTAGGTGCAAGCCTCACCGATCCACCACTAATCGAGGCCCTCGCGCTTGATGCAGATAACAAGCGGAAGGGCGCTCAGTATCGTGTGTACCTTACCCCTATTTCATCCTTCGGTATATCCGGAGTCGATGGAGACACAATGGCGAGATTAATTGAGCATATTGGTTCTCGCTGTGTGCGCCTCGGCCTTGACAAGATGCTGCCTGTGGATTTCAAATTCCAAACCGCCCAGTTCTTTGAAGAGTTGGCCGTTTGTACGGTCAATGGCGCAAGGGAGTACTTGAAAGCAGACTCCAAATTTGCCTACGACCAACGTCTGCTTCGCTGGTGGGAAAGCTGGAGCGTCGAGGCGGCGACGGCAGAAAATACCATCGGGGTGCATAGAAACCTGCGTAAGAAAGTTCGAGATATTGCGGCTGACTATCGCAATGCGCGAAACGACGAGTCATTTAAATTAGAGATTTGGGCCCGCGACGATGTACGGAATAAGCGCCAACTGAAAATTTGGGCCTCGTCGATGGGCATACCGATGGACCGGACCACCATGAAGCGTGCGGACCTCGCCGTCAATTCAAGCCGCGCAACTGTCCGGTCATTCACCGAAGGGCGCGTGATGCACCTCGGAGCGGCCGAGCTGGGCTTATCGAAGGACTCCTACTGGCAGTCATTCCTGGCGGTGCCTATCTACCTTGACCGAGACGACATGCGCCTCTTCGCCGGGGCGATCACGCTGGTGTCGTCGTGCGCGAAAGATCAGACCGCGTTACCGAACAATGACGTAGGCAAGATGCAGAACCTCGTCAAGGATCTAACAGATCTCGGAGAGAGGGCGCTCGACGTCCAGCTAACCTAG
- a CDS encoding DJ-1/PfpI family protein translates to MVFDGFEPIDVFGFAEAFSIARFLGQGYAAEPPYPFETVLIAKQVATVKSINGPSVMPDWDFARALKEPLDVLMVPGGGGVWPLLNAEADIEGVAALLDWMRAMDDKVHIMASVCVGAAVLAKCGFLDGLPAATNHGAFAWVAQHGPRVLWDNVARWVDAGRYVSSAGVSAGTDLGFYLVSRLAGRAVAEIAAISAEYDWHRDPYQPICYPQQASIPDTD, encoded by the coding sequence TTGGTCTTTGACGGTTTCGAGCCGATCGACGTGTTTGGATTTGCCGAAGCCTTTTCCATCGCACGCTTCCTTGGCCAAGGCTATGCCGCCGAACCGCCGTACCCATTCGAGACCGTGCTGATTGCTAAGCAGGTTGCGACGGTGAAAAGCATCAACGGGCCCTCGGTCATGCCGGACTGGGACTTCGCGCGGGCGCTCAAGGAGCCGCTCGATGTCCTCATGGTGCCAGGTGGCGGAGGTGTCTGGCCGTTGCTTAACGCCGAGGCGGATATTGAAGGGGTCGCGGCGCTGCTGGACTGGATGCGTGCCATGGACGACAAAGTGCACATTATGGCGTCGGTATGCGTAGGTGCCGCCGTTCTGGCGAAGTGTGGCTTCTTGGATGGCTTGCCCGCCGCGACGAACCATGGCGCATTCGCGTGGGTGGCCCAGCACGGCCCGCGCGTGCTCTGGGACAACGTGGCGCGATGGGTCGATGCCGGCAGATATGTCTCTTCTGCAGGAGTCTCTGCCGGCACCGATCTCGGCTTCTATCTGGTATCGCGGCTGGCCGGCCGAGCAGTCGCCGAAATCGCAGCGATTTCGGCCGAATACGATTGGCACCGCGATCCCTACCAGCCGATCTGCTATCCGCAGCAAGCCAGCATTCCGGACACCGATTAA
- a CDS encoding pyridoxal-dependent decarboxylase — protein MTDVISDDDRGGAGKPERVDGPSRPSYLSSFRGVVSPDADTGQPGRWERPYSLGDNGLTPDQRDETIASYRQYIERQGGSFLGYQANQHAEYSQQLAWMLDHHVNNLGDPFTEGNFTVNSKEFERDVLDYFARLWRAKTPHSPDDGESYWGYLLSMGSTEANLYGLWNARDYLKGRALVLDPTDPTRLLWVSAIAASPVDSADVTEGEVGQQNGTDTGTQCTPVAFYSADTHYSLTKVVRVLGIPTFAQLGKSLYADQCPFGGPWPDEVPSVDGDSGPGSIDVDKLCALVDFFAARGYPALISLNAGTTFKGAYDPVGDIEPRIVQIMRNHGMYERVLHLPDGTPHGKTVRRHGFWIHVDGALGAAYLPYLRMAKQAGGHRVANLPPIPNFDFAIEHVFSISMSGHKWIGAPWPCGVYMTKTKYQLQPPDIPVYIGSPDTTFAGSRNGFSAVLLWEHLARYSQADQVDRALEALQVADYAVQELTALANKLDRDLHVARTPLALTVRFLKPADSLVFKYSLSTETYQSDSSLDYAHLFVMPGVNKELIDKLIDDLSEDGAFLPAQTIPRAAVAAVAVSFASDLPTTAAPMLGTAVPVVGRGFQ, from the coding sequence ATGACCGACGTTATCAGTGATGACGACCGCGGCGGCGCCGGAAAACCCGAAAGGGTGGACGGCCCGTCCCGCCCGTCTTACCTGTCATCGTTCCGCGGCGTCGTCAGCCCAGACGCGGACACAGGGCAACCGGGCCGTTGGGAGCGGCCATACTCGCTGGGCGACAACGGCTTAACACCGGATCAGCGCGACGAAACAATCGCATCCTACCGCCAGTACATCGAGCGGCAAGGGGGTTCCTTCCTCGGCTATCAGGCCAACCAGCACGCCGAATACTCCCAGCAGCTGGCGTGGATGCTTGACCATCATGTCAACAACCTCGGAGATCCGTTCACCGAAGGAAACTTCACCGTGAACAGTAAGGAGTTCGAGCGCGACGTGTTGGACTATTTCGCGCGACTGTGGCGCGCCAAGACCCCGCACAGCCCAGACGATGGCGAGTCGTACTGGGGATACCTGCTCAGCATGGGGTCGACCGAAGCAAACCTCTACGGATTATGGAACGCTCGCGACTATCTCAAGGGCCGTGCGCTCGTCCTCGACCCGACCGATCCGACCCGATTGCTCTGGGTCTCGGCGATCGCGGCGTCTCCGGTGGACAGCGCGGATGTGACAGAAGGGGAAGTCGGCCAACAGAACGGCACAGACACCGGTACCCAATGCACACCCGTCGCGTTCTACTCGGCCGACACGCACTACTCGCTGACCAAAGTGGTGCGGGTACTAGGTATCCCAACGTTCGCTCAGCTCGGTAAAAGCCTGTACGCCGATCAATGTCCGTTCGGGGGGCCATGGCCGGACGAAGTACCGTCGGTCGACGGCGACAGCGGACCCGGCTCTATCGACGTGGACAAGTTGTGCGCGCTAGTGGACTTCTTCGCCGCCCGCGGGTATCCCGCACTGATCAGTCTGAACGCCGGTACCACTTTCAAGGGGGCCTATGACCCCGTCGGCGACATCGAGCCGCGCATTGTCCAGATCATGCGCAATCACGGTATGTACGAACGCGTTCTGCACTTGCCCGATGGCACGCCGCACGGTAAAACCGTTAGGCGCCACGGGTTTTGGATCCACGTTGACGGCGCCCTGGGCGCAGCGTACCTGCCCTACTTGCGCATGGCGAAGCAAGCTGGCGGCCACCGGGTGGCGAACCTGCCGCCGATCCCCAACTTCGACTTCGCCATCGAGCACGTGTTCTCCATCTCGATGAGTGGACATAAATGGATCGGGGCTCCATGGCCGTGCGGCGTCTATATGACCAAGACCAAATATCAACTCCAGCCACCCGATATACCCGTATACATTGGCAGCCCGGACACAACCTTCGCCGGATCACGCAACGGATTCTCCGCGGTGCTGCTGTGGGAACACCTGGCACGCTACTCGCAAGCCGATCAGGTGGACCGGGCGCTGGAAGCCCTGCAAGTCGCCGACTATGCCGTCCAAGAGTTGACCGCTCTCGCCAACAAACTCGACAGGGATCTGCACGTCGCTCGCACCCCGCTGGCGCTGACGGTCCGCTTCCTCAAGCCCGCCGACTCGCTGGTCTTCAAATACTCGCTCTCCACCGAGACATACCAAAGCGATAGCAGCCTCGACTATGCCCACCTGTTCGTGATGCCAGGCGTCAACAAGGAATTGATCGACAAGTTAATCGACGACCTCAGCGAGGACGGGGCTTTCCTTCCGGCGCAAACGATTCCGCGCGCAGCGGTAGCCGCCGTAGCGGTCAGCTTCGCCTCCGATCTGCCGACCACCGCCGCGCCCATGCTGGGCACTGCGGTGCCAGTGGTCGGCCGCGGATTCCAGTGA
- the pepN gene encoding aminopeptidase N, which yields MTTVDPGAAPPVGDPSTRRSANLTRQDAATRAKAIEVESYQILIDLADCNGASSTDSFHTTTTVSFTAQPGARTFIDMVLGASGAVRSAVLNSVAIDITGYDDNQGLTLTDLAVHNSLVVEADYTYSHDGEGLYRFQDPSDNEIYLYTQFETAAAKRVFACFDQPDLKASFELTVVAPEAWVVVANTLAVDIDAAGNTKVHKFAPTARISTYLVALIAGPYVGWADSYTDKPGAIEIPLRIFCRKSLRDNMDRDAEQLFALTKRGFAFYHSNFGVTYPFGKYDQVFCPAYNAGAMENVAAVTFTDDLVFRGQVTRSQKARRAETLLHEMAHMWFGDLVTMEWWDDLWLNESFATWASNLCLAEATDFAEAWTTFANVQKPTAYRQDQLPTTHPVADDVPSLDFVYANFDPITYIKGASTLKQLVAYIGREHFLSGLRDYFTAHAYGNATLKDLLDALQQKATDRDLHAWAKQWLKTTGLTTLRADFDVNSGNFTRFAVNQTHAQPGGSEPRAQRIQIAQYEDDGTGKLALVGKPIPVDATGARTEVPQLHGVARGKLILVNDHDDTYCSLHLDAGSLDTALSRIGDIADSLPRAQVWSTMWEMTRNGALRPRDFAALVTSTVHAEHEVAVVQNLILQTQTTLASYAQPAWASAQGWPTFADRLLELARGAEAGSDEQLVFINGLGADRLKERQRSGVLFPRHTEVLSALLDVTDPNQLGKIGLSGLRLDDDLRWRFVIALATAGIDDADRFIEAQSQRDSSDTGRLNALQARAAQPVAENKERVWRQVLETEDISNSDARALAAGFAAPGQGELLAPYTVRYFYLDSLVAVWNNRPEAVASTIVTGLYPTWDISQDGIDAAKAFLARSDVPAPLSRLIREQQADVVRAVAVRAVDTQP from the coding sequence ATGACAACAGTGGATCCCGGCGCCGCGCCTCCGGTAGGCGACCCGTCAACGCGCCGATCAGCCAATCTCACCCGGCAGGACGCGGCGACGCGGGCAAAAGCCATCGAGGTCGAAAGCTACCAAATTCTCATCGATCTCGCCGACTGCAACGGCGCCTCTAGCACCGACAGCTTCCACACCACCACCACGGTGTCATTCACTGCGCAGCCCGGTGCGCGAACCTTCATCGACATGGTGCTCGGTGCTTCAGGCGCCGTGCGTAGCGCAGTCCTCAACAGCGTCGCGATCGACATCACGGGCTATGACGATAATCAGGGCCTCACGTTGACGGACCTCGCGGTCCACAACAGCCTCGTGGTGGAGGCGGACTACACCTACTCCCATGACGGAGAAGGGTTGTACCGCTTCCAGGATCCCTCCGACAACGAGATTTATCTTTATACGCAGTTTGAAACGGCCGCCGCCAAGAGAGTTTTCGCGTGCTTTGACCAACCCGACCTCAAGGCCAGCTTCGAGCTGACCGTAGTCGCTCCCGAAGCCTGGGTGGTGGTCGCCAATACTCTGGCCGTCGACATCGACGCCGCCGGAAACACCAAGGTGCACAAGTTCGCACCGACCGCCCGAATCAGCACTTACCTCGTCGCCCTCATCGCCGGACCCTACGTTGGCTGGGCTGACAGCTACACCGACAAGCCCGGCGCCATTGAGATTCCGCTGCGCATCTTCTGCCGCAAATCGCTGCGCGACAACATGGACCGCGACGCCGAGCAGCTGTTCGCTTTGACTAAGCGAGGATTCGCCTTCTACCACAGCAACTTTGGCGTCACCTATCCCTTCGGCAAGTACGACCAAGTGTTCTGTCCCGCCTACAACGCCGGCGCCATGGAGAACGTCGCCGCCGTCACGTTCACTGACGACCTGGTCTTCCGCGGCCAGGTCACCCGCTCCCAAAAAGCCAGGCGGGCCGAGACATTGCTGCATGAGATGGCACACATGTGGTTCGGCGACCTGGTCACGATGGAGTGGTGGGATGATCTGTGGCTTAACGAATCGTTTGCCACCTGGGCGTCCAACCTGTGCCTGGCCGAAGCCACCGACTTTGCCGAAGCGTGGACCACATTCGCCAACGTGCAAAAGCCCACGGCCTACCGGCAAGATCAGCTGCCGACAACCCACCCGGTGGCCGACGACGTGCCCAGCCTCGACTTCGTTTACGCCAACTTCGACCCCATTACCTATATCAAGGGCGCCAGCACCCTCAAACAGCTCGTCGCCTACATCGGGCGCGAGCACTTCCTGAGTGGGCTGCGAGACTATTTCACTGCCCACGCCTACGGGAACGCCACGTTGAAGGACCTGCTTGACGCGCTACAGCAAAAAGCCACGGACCGCGATCTGCACGCATGGGCCAAACAATGGCTCAAGACCACCGGGCTGACCACGCTGCGCGCCGACTTCGACGTCAACTCCGGCAATTTCACTCGCTTCGCGGTGAACCAAACCCATGCCCAGCCCGGAGGTAGCGAACCCCGCGCGCAGCGAATCCAGATCGCGCAATATGAGGACGACGGCACCGGCAAGCTTGCCCTCGTCGGCAAACCGATCCCCGTCGATGCGACCGGCGCTCGCACCGAAGTCCCGCAACTACACGGGGTTGCGCGCGGGAAACTCATTCTCGTCAACGACCACGACGACACTTACTGTTCACTGCACCTGGACGCAGGCTCGCTGGACACCGCGTTGAGCCGCATCGGCGACATCGCCGACTCGCTACCCCGAGCCCAAGTTTGGTCCACGATGTGGGAAATGACTCGCAACGGCGCATTGCGGCCGCGCGACTTCGCGGCACTGGTGACATCGACGGTGCACGCCGAACATGAAGTGGCCGTCGTCCAAAATCTGATCCTGCAGACGCAGACCACGCTGGCTTCCTATGCTCAGCCGGCCTGGGCCAGCGCGCAAGGCTGGCCCACGTTCGCTGACAGGCTGCTGGAACTCGCCCGTGGCGCCGAAGCCGGATCCGATGAGCAGCTGGTCTTCATCAACGGGCTCGGCGCAGACCGCCTCAAGGAGCGGCAACGCTCCGGGGTGTTGTTCCCCCGGCACACGGAGGTGTTGTCCGCCTTGCTCGACGTCACCGATCCCAACCAGTTGGGGAAGATCGGCCTGTCAGGTCTTCGGCTGGACGACGACCTTCGCTGGCGCTTCGTGATCGCGCTGGCCACCGCCGGTATCGATGACGCAGACCGGTTCATCGAGGCTCAGTCTCAGAGAGATTCAAGTGATACCGGTCGCCTGAACGCTCTGCAGGCCAGGGCGGCGCAACCTGTGGCCGAGAACAAGGAGAGGGTTTGGCGTCAGGTGCTGGAAACCGAGGACATCAGCAACAGCGATGCCCGCGCCCTCGCCGCCGGATTCGCCGCGCCCGGCCAGGGAGAACTGCTTGCCCCCTACACGGTTCGCTACTTCTACCTCGATTCCCTTGTTGCGGTGTGGAACAACCGACCCGAAGCCGTCGCGTCGACAATCGTCACCGGCCTCTACCCGACGTGGGACATCAGCCAGGATGGCATCGACGCCGCCAAGGCCTTTTTGGCGCGGTCTGATGTGCCGGCCCCGCTGAGTCGACTGATTCGCGAACAGCAAGCCGACGTGGTGCGCGCCGTTGCGGTCCGCGCAGTCGACACTCAGCCCTGA
- a CDS encoding tyrosinase family protein produces the protein MNGAQPRVRRSIWELQDDYISGKKEPLEKLWRSWKAIQELPADDPKSFFKLAGYHGEPFRGAGWGSSLYWGGYCHHGNVLFPTWHRVYLFMLEKALQSVPGCNDVMLPYWDETSNDSLNHGVPWALTREHVELDGQTIDNPLRSFRLTAAITDHIADDVADYSKPKGYETQRYPRSGLVGPNDRDNTEKHNSRYQDHDDCVTLLNENVRDWLAGHVVIDGQRTNRGQVAAKYRQCLEAPNYTVFSNTTSAAEWNGNHEPRVISLEAPHNSIHLAVGGFEVPGQPSSSPISGANGDMGENDTAGFDPIFFFHHCFVDYVFWTWQQRHGPVEIMAEYPGTNSVDGQGATPGVAPNSWLDLDSPLNPFCHDGRPFTSRDCLDTERQLGYTYSPGSLARAGAAAAVAAPRAPARVVAVSGINRAPVRGSFLVSVFGNVDGRRVHLGTEAVLSRWNVQYCANCQTHLDVTTYIEVPVSGTPAIAAVSDAALAEPSTYDLQVTTRDGDSILPGSASPAAAALTASPPTAASLALAHSRLEVH, from the coding sequence GTGAACGGCGCACAACCGCGCGTTCGGCGATCGATCTGGGAACTGCAAGACGACTACATTTCCGGCAAAAAGGAGCCGCTGGAAAAGCTGTGGCGGTCCTGGAAAGCCATCCAGGAGCTGCCGGCAGATGACCCGAAGTCGTTTTTCAAACTGGCGGGTTACCACGGCGAACCGTTTCGCGGCGCCGGCTGGGGTAGCTCACTGTATTGGGGCGGCTACTGCCACCACGGAAACGTATTGTTCCCAACCTGGCATCGGGTCTACCTGTTCATGCTGGAAAAGGCGCTGCAAAGCGTGCCGGGATGCAACGATGTCATGCTGCCCTACTGGGATGAAACCAGCAACGATTCCCTCAACCACGGTGTCCCCTGGGCGCTGACCCGAGAGCACGTGGAACTTGACGGGCAGACCATCGACAATCCGCTGCGGTCGTTTCGCCTCACGGCCGCAATCACAGACCACATCGCCGATGATGTCGCCGACTACAGCAAGCCCAAAGGCTATGAGACACAGCGCTACCCGCGTTCGGGTCTGGTCGGGCCGAACGACAGGGACAACACCGAAAAGCACAACAGCCGCTACCAAGATCACGACGATTGCGTGACCCTGCTCAACGAGAACGTCCGCGACTGGCTGGCCGGGCACGTCGTCATCGACGGACAACGAACAAATCGGGGACAGGTGGCCGCGAAGTACCGGCAATGCCTTGAGGCTCCCAACTACACAGTCTTTTCCAACACCACGTCGGCCGCCGAGTGGAACGGCAATCACGAACCGAGGGTCATCTCACTCGAAGCGCCGCACAACAGCATCCATCTGGCCGTGGGCGGATTCGAGGTGCCTGGTCAACCCAGTAGTTCGCCGATCTCGGGCGCCAACGGTGACATGGGTGAAAACGACACAGCCGGGTTTGATCCGATCTTCTTTTTCCACCACTGCTTCGTGGACTACGTGTTCTGGACCTGGCAGCAACGACACGGTCCGGTGGAGATCATGGCCGAATACCCCGGCACCAATTCGGTGGACGGCCAAGGCGCTACCCCCGGCGTGGCCCCCAACTCATGGCTCGACTTAGACAGCCCGCTCAATCCGTTCTGCCACGACGGTCGGCCTTTTACCTCACGGGATTGCCTGGACACCGAACGCCAGTTGGGCTACACCTACAGCCCGGGTTCACTGGCCCGTGCCGGCGCGGCCGCGGCGGTCGCAGCACCGCGCGCCCCGGCGAGGGTCGTTGCCGTCTCCGGGATCAACCGAGCCCCGGTGCGCGGGTCTTTTCTTGTTTCGGTCTTCGGCAACGTCGACGGACGCCGGGTCCACCTGGGAACCGAGGCGGTGCTCAGTCGCTGGAACGTGCAGTATTGCGCCAACTGCCAGACCCATCTGGACGTCACGACCTACATCGAGGTCCCGGTCTCGGGCACGCCCGCGATAGCAGCGGTTTCCGATGCCGCGCTCGCCGAGCCGTCCACCTACGACCTCCAAGTCACAACGCGTGACGGCGACTCCATACTGCCGGGGTCCGCATCTCCCGCCGCGGCGGCCCTAACGGCCAGCCCACCGACTGCCGCATCGCTTGCGCTTGCCCACTCACGGCTGGAAGTGCATTAG
- a CDS encoding thiamine pyrophosphate-binding protein yields the protein MNESLFTEPNVARYVLRAIRDEGVEHAFLVTGYKIAPFLSQFDEAKVTPIVACHEAGAVYMADGYARATKNFGLAMGIGGPGVTNMVTAVAAAYSDRSPVLILAGYIPFTLEGQGAFQDSSSTAIEDRHLMWAMTSFAEVIPSKDLAGSFLHKAVKAMKGVENRPAFLSVPRDLQLQNLPYDYTPLNSVQAPRILDADAAAKTPDLLSHATRITILAGNGVVWSNAGEEIASFASAYQIPVVTTLRGKGAIPEDHPLAMGVFGSGGSLWSNQVVMGSSTTGAGSEVLIVLGATLNEHNTHGWMDAFVPSKAMVRVDINPNTVIGKEYQQLFVMGDARAFMEWLKTHRALYHDSLTSTVGARRSWLDAIRHTPYHDTEADRTSDAVPMHPARVIAEMRKAAPRDTVVTVDSGAHTYFTGHHWKSYHPNEFVLLATTAPMGAAVPMAIGAKIARPGQPHCAVAGDGCMLMHGMEIHTAVRYQVPVVILVINNSALGNNYLAALHQSAEALRLTEIPTVDWAAFAKSLGADGVVVKDPADLPAAFERAFKAAGPFVVDARCDPKCPTPNTQEAPWV from the coding sequence ATGAATGAATCCCTTTTCACTGAACCCAACGTGGCGCGATATGTGTTACGGGCGATCCGTGATGAAGGCGTCGAGCACGCTTTCCTCGTCACCGGATACAAAATTGCGCCTTTCCTGTCGCAGTTCGACGAGGCGAAGGTCACGCCGATCGTGGCCTGCCATGAGGCGGGCGCGGTGTACATGGCGGACGGCTACGCACGCGCGACGAAGAATTTCGGTCTGGCGATGGGCATCGGCGGTCCCGGCGTTACGAACATGGTCACCGCTGTTGCGGCGGCGTATTCGGATCGTTCGCCTGTGTTGATCCTGGCCGGCTACATCCCTTTCACCTTGGAGGGACAAGGCGCATTCCAGGACTCGAGTAGCACTGCAATTGAGGATCGTCACCTGATGTGGGCCATGACCAGCTTCGCTGAAGTAATTCCCTCGAAGGACCTCGCCGGTTCCTTCCTGCACAAGGCCGTCAAGGCAATGAAGGGCGTGGAAAATCGCCCGGCCTTTCTCTCCGTGCCCCGCGACCTACAGCTGCAAAATCTGCCGTACGACTACACACCCCTAAACAGCGTGCAGGCTCCGCGCATCCTCGACGCGGATGCGGCAGCCAAGACACCGGACCTTCTGTCGCATGCGACTCGGATCACGATTCTGGCCGGCAACGGCGTGGTGTGGTCGAACGCCGGGGAGGAGATCGCATCCTTCGCTTCGGCCTACCAGATTCCGGTGGTGACCACGCTGCGGGGCAAGGGCGCGATCCCCGAAGACCACCCGCTCGCGATGGGCGTCTTCGGCTCAGGAGGCAGCCTGTGGTCAAACCAGGTGGTAATGGGATCGAGCACGACGGGCGCCGGTTCGGAAGTGTTAATTGTGCTGGGAGCCACGCTAAATGAACACAACACGCACGGATGGATGGATGCCTTCGTGCCCAGTAAGGCGATGGTTCGCGTCGACATCAACCCGAACACCGTGATCGGTAAGGAATACCAACAGCTCTTCGTCATGGGTGACGCGCGCGCCTTCATGGAATGGCTGAAGACGCATCGTGCGCTCTATCACGACTCCCTGACATCGACAGTGGGGGCCCGTCGGTCGTGGCTCGATGCCATTCGCCACACGCCGTACCACGACACCGAGGCGGACCGGACCTCCGACGCGGTGCCGATGCATCCTGCCAGAGTAATCGCCGAAATGCGCAAAGCCGCGCCCAGAGACACCGTGGTGACGGTGGACTCCGGCGCGCACACCTACTTCACCGGCCACCACTGGAAGAGTTATCACCCCAATGAATTCGTGCTGCTCGCCACGACAGCCCCCATGGGGGCCGCCGTGCCGATGGCCATCGGCGCCAAGATCGCCCGGCCTGGGCAGCCCCACTGCGCGGTGGCCGGTGACGGCTGCATGCTCATGCACGGCATGGAGATCCATACCGCCGTCCGTTACCAGGTCCCCGTGGTTATCTTGGTGATCAACAACAGCGCGCTCGGAAACAACTACTTGGCCGCCCTGCACCAAAGTGCCGAGGCCCTCCGTTTGACCGAGATTCCCACGGTGGATTGGGCGGCATTCGCCAAGAGCCTGGGCGCCGACGGGGTGGTAGTCAAAGACCCAGCGGATCTGCCTGCCGCCTTTGAGCGCGCATTCAAAGCGGCGGGACCGTTCGTGGTGGATGCCCGCTGCGACCCGAAATGTCCGACGCCCAATACGCAGGAAGCCCCATGGGTCTAG